CTGATCGACTCGGTCGGTGTGGACTCCACCGAGTTCGATCTGCTCGACGGCTCCGGCCTCGCCAGCGGTGACCTGGTGACGCCGCAGGCGTTCACCCGGGTACTCCGCTTCATCCGGGCGCACCCGCGCTATGCGACGTTCGCGGCCGGGCTGCCGCGGTCGGGCGCCGTCGGCTCCCTCAAGAACCGGTTCCTGGGCAGTCCGCTGGCGGGACGGGTGGAGGCCAAAGACGGCAGCATCGGCCGGGTGAACAGCCTCTCAGGCTTCATCGACGCGCCGGACGGAAAGCTGGTTACCTTCTCGATTCTGGCGAATCACCATACGCTGCCTGGCCGCCTCATGCTGGCGGCGATCGACAGCCTGGTGCTGGAGATCGGGAGGTAGCGACGACCATACGTCCGGGAGGCCCCTCATGCTGCTGCTGATCATCCGCCACGCCGACGCGGGAGAGCGCGATCCGGCAAAATGGCCCGACGACTCCCAACGACCGCTGAGCGACAAGGGACGCAAGGTCCACCGCCGGGTGAGCCGGGCACTTAAGCGTCTCGATCTGATTCCGGAGCTGGTCCTCACCAGTCCTTGGCTCCGGGCGGCGGAGACCGCCGACATCCTCGCGAGCGAGCTGGAGCTCCAGCAGAAACCGGTTCCCGTCACCGCCCTGGCCGACTCGCCTGACCTGAGCCGGCTGGCCGACGACCTGGGCGACCCAGGGCGGAACACGATCGTGGCGATGGTGGGACACTCGCCCTGGATGGAGGAGCTGGGGGCCATCCTGCTGGGCGGCAGCGCCACCGGCGTGCGGATCGACTTTCCCAAGAGTGGCGTGCTGGGCCTCGACCTGGCGGAGCTCGCTCCCGCCGCGGGCGAGCTCCGCTTCCTGCTCCGGCCGAAGATGCTGTAGGGGAGGAGCCCCTAGTCGTCCTTCTGCCCGAAGATCGCCAGGTTGGAAGAGTGCCCCGGGTTGACCTTGGCCTTCGGATTGATGAAGTGCACCGCGTTGTTCACTGCAATGCACGCCTCCGACGCCCCGGTGGCGATCAGCTTCAGCTTGCCGGGATAGCTGGTGATGTCGCCGGCGGCGTAGATGCCGGGGACGTTGGTCTCCATGAGCTGGTTGACTTTGATGTCGGCCTTCTCGGTGTCGAGTCCCCACTCCTTGATCGCGCCCAGGTCGGAATGGAAGCCGAGGAGCGGGATGATGGCGTCGAGCTCCAGGGTCTCCTCTTCCTTGGTCTTGTTGTTGAAGAGGGTGACCCGCTCCACCCGGCCGTTGCCCTCGATCTTCTTCACCTCCCAGAAGGTGCGGAGATCGCAGCGGCCCTCCCGGCTCAGCTCCTGGACCTGGTTGATGGTGGCGGCGTGTGCCCGGAAGCCGTCCCGCCGGTGAATCAGCATGATCGAATCGGCCACGCCCTGCAGGTTGACCGCCCAGTCGAAGGCCGAGTCGCCGCCGCCCACCAGGAGCACCCGCCGGCCCTCGAACTGCTTCGGGTCGAGGACCTTGAAATAGACGCCCTTCTCCTCGAAGGCATCCTCGCCCTCGATGCCCAGCCGTCGCGCCTCGAACGCGCCGATCCCGGCCGCGATGACGATGGTGCGCGAGGGATAGTCGCCCCCGTCGGTCTCCAGCACGAAGTGGCCGCCGTTCCCATCCTCCACCCGGCGGAGACCGGTCACCACCTCACCCATGTGGGTGGTCGCGCCGAACTGAAGTCCCTGAGCGGCCATGTCGCGCACCAGGTCCTTGGCCAGGATCTTGGGAAAGCCGGCCACGTCGAAGATGTACTTCTCCGGATAGAGCGCCATCAATTGACCGCCCAGCGCGGGCAAGGCATCGATGATCCGGGCCGAGGCACCCCGCATCCCGGCGTAGAAGGCGGCGAAGAGCCCGGTGGGTCCCCCTCCGATGATCGAAATGTCTCTCAGCTCCTGCTCGGCCACATCCAGCTCCTGCGTGATGGCAATGGTGAGGGCGGACTCCGTTGAATAAATATAACTGGCGACCCCACGGCCCGATCGTGGAGGACTTCCCCGAGCGGGAAGGACCGGGCACATTGGTTCCGTTCGATGACACCTCCGTTCATCTATCCCTCCTCCGCACCGTCGGAAGGCGCCAGTGAAGATCTACACCAGGACCGGAGACCAGGGCGAGACCGGCCTCTTCGGCGGCGGTCGGGTGCCCAAGGATCACCCGCGAGTCGCGGCGTACGGCGACGTCGACGAGCTCAACTCCGCCGTCGGCCTGGCCCGGGCCACCGCACCGGTCGAGCTGTTCGATCCCCTGCTCCAGTCGGTGCAGCGGGACCTCTTCTCCATCGCGGCCCACCTGGCGACACCCGATCCGGAGAAGGTGGCCAAGGCGCTGGAGAAGGCGGAGCTCTCGGAGGCGCGGGTAGCGGAGTTCGAGCGGGCGATGGATGCGGCCGACCAGGAGCTCCCGCCGCTCCGCGCCTTCGTGCTGCCCGCCGGCTCGCCCAAGGCCGCGGCGCTCCACCTGGCGCGCACCGTCTGCCGCCGCGCCGAGCGGAGCGTGGTGCAATTGGGACGGGAGGCGGTGGTCCCCGCGCTCTTCGTGGTCTACCTGAACCGACTCTCGGATCTGCTGTTCACCCTGGCTCGGCTGGCCAATCGCCGCGAGGGGCGGGAGGACGAGACCTGGTGACCGGCGGACCGGTACTGGTGAGCCACGCGCTGGGCCGCTACCCGGTCTACGTCGAGCCCGGCGCCCTGGCTCGGCTGGAGGAGCTGGTGGCCGAGCACCTGGCCGGCCGGCGGACGGCCCTCGTCGCGGACAACACGGTATTCGAGCTGCTGCACGGAGGCAGACTGGCGCGTTCGCCGTGGGGCGGCGAGGTGCTGACCTTCCCAGCCGGCGAGGCATCGAAAAGCCGGGAACAATGGAGCCGCCTGACCGATGAGCTGCTGCAGCGCGGGTTCGGCCGGGACAGCGCACTCGTCGCGCTGGGCGGAGGCGTCGCGGGCGACCTGGCCGGCTTCGTCGCGGCCACCTACATGCGCGGCGTACCGTATCTCCAGGCGCCCACTACGCTGCTCGCCATGCTGGACGCGTCGGTCGGCGGCAAGACGGGGGTGGATACGCCGGAGGGAAAGAACCTGGTAGGCGCCTTCCATCCGCCAGTGGCGGTGGTGGCGGATCCCCGCGTGCTTCGCACCCTCCCACTGCGGGAGTACCGGAGCGGCCTCGCGGAAGCCGTGAAGCACGGACTGATCGCCGATCCCGAGTACTTCGGGTGGATGGACCGCGAGACGGCGGCGCTGCTCGCGCGGGACGAGGCTGTCCTCACCCGGCTGGTGCGCGGAAGCGTGGCGATCAAGGCCGAGGTGGTGAGCGGGGACGAGCGCGACGCGGGCCGGCGGGCCATCTTGAACGCCGGGCATACCGTGGCCCACGCGCTGGAACAGGCCACCGGATACGGCCTGCCCCACGGCGAGGCCGTGGCGCTGGGTCTGCTGGCCGAGTGCGAGCTGGCCGAGCGACTCGGACTGGCCGGAGAGGGCATCCGCGCGCGGGTGGCGACGTTGCTGGGGAGGTTGGGGCTCCCGGTCCGGCTTTCGGTTCGGGTGCCGCCGGAGCGGCTGCTGGCGGCCATGGGCAGCGACAAGAAGAATCGGGCCCGCCAGGTCCGGTTCGCCTTACCCACATCAATCGGCCACATGGATGAGGGCGAGGGGTGGACCCGGCCGGCTCCGGAAGCGATCGTGAGACAGGCACTTCAGGTCATTCTTTAAGCCGAAAGACTGCAAAACATTACAGTTTTTGTCCCCACCGGGAGCCGGCTCGAAAATGTGGCGATCGGTGGACAAAGGCGCGAACCGTTTGGTCTTGAACGATTTGTGATGTGGAAACCTTCCTTTGCTTGACCGCGCCGCTCGCTAATCCTATATTCGATCACTCCTTCCGAGCATTCTGTCGCCGCTCTCGCAACCAAAAACCGCTGTCGGTTCAACTCACCCCTGGGGTTGACTATGGCCCACGTCCGTGTCCGGAAAGCTCACGCGTTAGTGCGTTCCGCCCCTGCCGGCGCCTTCGACCAGTACCTCCTCGACATCCAGAAGCTCCCCATGATCTCCGACCCCGAGGAGGAGAAACGACTGGCGCGCCGGGCCTTGGCGGGCGACGAGGTGGCCGCGGAGCGGCTGGTCACGGCGAACCTGCGGTTCGTGATCTCCTACGTGAAGAAGTATCAGGGGCACGGGCTCGATCTCTCCGAACTGGTGGCCATCGGCAACGAAGGCCTGCTCAAGGCGGTCAAGAAGTTCGACCCCGACCACGGGGTCAAGTTCATCTCGTACGCCGTCTGGTGGGTCCGCCAGGCGGTGTTGAAGGCGCTGGCCGAGCAGACCCGCAGCGTCCGCATCCCGCTCAATCAGAATTCGGCCCTGGTGCGCATGGCCCGCGCCCAGAGCTTCCTGGCCCAGGAGCTGGGACGCGAGCCGACCGATCAAGAGATCGCCACCGCCCTGAACGACACCCTCGACAACATCCGCTCCGCCCGCCGCATGACCTCGACCGAGGTCTCGCTCGACGCGCCGGTCGAACGGCAGGACCGGAGCGCCAGCAGCTTCGGCGAGCGCGTGGCCGGCACCGGCGGCGGCGAGATCGAGGAGATGACCGACGCTCGGCTGCAGCGCGAGTTCATCGATAAAATCTTTCAGCGGCATCTCACCCCGCGCGAGCGGAAGATCCTCTCGCTCTACTACGGCCTGGAGGAAGGCTCCGAGGCACTCACCCTGGAAAAGATCGGCACCCTCCTGGGCGTCACC
This window of the Gemmatimonadales bacterium genome carries:
- a CDS encoding histidine phosphatase family protein, which encodes MLLLIIRHADAGERDPAKWPDDSQRPLSDKGRKVHRRVSRALKRLDLIPELVLTSPWLRAAETADILASELELQQKPVPVTALADSPDLSRLADDLGDPGRNTIVAMVGHSPWMEELGAILLGGSATGVRIDFPKSGVLGLDLAELAPAAGELRFLLRPKML
- the aroB gene encoding 3-dehydroquinate synthase, translated to MTGGPVLVSHALGRYPVYVEPGALARLEELVAEHLAGRRTALVADNTVFELLHGGRLARSPWGGEVLTFPAGEASKSREQWSRLTDELLQRGFGRDSALVALGGGVAGDLAGFVAATYMRGVPYLQAPTTLLAMLDASVGGKTGVDTPEGKNLVGAFHPPVAVVADPRVLRTLPLREYRSGLAEAVKHGLIADPEYFGWMDRETAALLARDEAVLTRLVRGSVAIKAEVVSGDERDAGRRAILNAGHTVAHALEQATGYGLPHGEAVALGLLAECELAERLGLAGEGIRARVATLLGRLGLPVRLSVRVPPERLLAAMGSDKKNRARQVRFALPTSIGHMDEGEGWTRPAPEAIVRQALQVIL
- a CDS encoding NAD(P)/FAD-dependent oxidoreductase, producing the protein MAEQELRDISIIGGGPTGLFAAFYAGMRGASARIIDALPALGGQLMALYPEKYIFDVAGFPKILAKDLVRDMAAQGLQFGATTHMGEVVTGLRRVEDGNGGHFVLETDGGDYPSRTIVIAAGIGAFEARRLGIEGEDAFEEKGVYFKVLDPKQFEGRRVLLVGGGDSAFDWAVNLQGVADSIMLIHRRDGFRAHAATINQVQELSREGRCDLRTFWEVKKIEGNGRVERVTLFNNKTKEEETLELDAIIPLLGFHSDLGAIKEWGLDTEKADIKVNQLMETNVPGIYAAGDITSYPGKLKLIATGASEACIAVNNAVHFINPKAKVNPGHSSNLAIFGQKDD
- a CDS encoding cob(I)yrinic acid a,c-diamide adenosyltransferase, yielding MKIYTRTGDQGETGLFGGGRVPKDHPRVAAYGDVDELNSAVGLARATAPVELFDPLLQSVQRDLFSIAAHLATPDPEKVAKALEKAELSEARVAEFERAMDAADQELPPLRAFVLPAGSPKAAALHLARTVCRRAERSVVQLGREAVVPALFVVYLNRLSDLLFTLARLANRREGREDETW
- a CDS encoding RNA polymerase sigma factor RpoD/SigA, producing the protein MRSAPAGAFDQYLLDIQKLPMISDPEEEKRLARRALAGDEVAAERLVTANLRFVISYVKKYQGHGLDLSELVAIGNEGLLKAVKKFDPDHGVKFISYAVWWVRQAVLKALAEQTRSVRIPLNQNSALVRMARAQSFLAQELGREPTDQEIATALNDTLDNIRSARRMTSTEVSLDAPVERQDRSASSFGERVAGTGGGEIEEMTDARLQREFIDKIFQRHLTPRERKILSLYYGLEEGSEALTLEKIGTLLGVTRERIRQIRERAFEKLRDSADVRALRGYWGAA